The Henckelia pumila isolate YLH828 chromosome 2, ASM3356847v2, whole genome shotgun sequence genome includes a window with the following:
- the LOC140881765 gene encoding ultraviolet-B receptor UVR8 isoform X3, with protein sequence MNLHAEGVGESVRMGNERVALMWGYLPGALPQRSPLLSPVPVRLPPDAGNSWKDVCGGGCGFAMAISDSGKLITWGSTDDLGQSYVTSGKHGEIPEPFPLPAEASIAEAAAGWAHCVAVTAEGAEVYTWGWKECVPSGKVFGDPATGLNTEKDGFEKHSLLLPEQASPRSQGSKSGGGTASGGDMKGGDETTKRRRISPAKQVAESSTSGDETLSAFPCLVTLNQGVRIATVAAGGRHTLALSDVGQVWGWGYGGEGQLGLGSRIRMVSSPHPVPCIDSSFSKDRSMALSRGSMGSEGQGFRVPGSYVIAIACGGRHSAVITDAGAILTFGWGLYGQCGQGSTDDELSPTCVSSLLGIKIEGVAAGLWHTVCISADGDVYAFGGNQFGQLGTGSDQAETLPRLLDAPSLENVNAKTVSCGARHSAIVSEDGKTFCWGWNKYGQLGLGDVIDRNIPCQVSTDGCISKNVACGWWHTLLLAESPD encoded by the exons ATGAATCTACATGCGGAAGGAGTGGGAGAAAGTGTGAGAATGGGGAATGAGAGAGTGGCGTTGATGTGGGGGTATTTACCGGGTGCGTTGCCGCAAAGGTCGCCGCTTCTTTCGCCGGTGCCGGTGCGGTTGCCTCCCGACGCTGGGAATTCTTGGAAGGATGTTTGTGGCGGCGGCTGTGGTTTTGCCATGGCCATTTcag ATTCTGGGAAGCTCATTACATGGGGATCTACAGACGATTTAGGCCAAAGCTACGTAACATCAGGAAAACATGGG gaaattccagagcCTTTTCCACTTCCTGCAGAGGCCTCAATAGCTGAAGCTGCTGCTGGTTGGGCGCATTGTGTAGCTGTAACAG CAGAGGGTGCGGAAGTTTACACTTGGGGGTGGAAAGAATGTGTTCCTTCTGGAAAGGTATTTGGCGACCCTGCAACAGGATTAAACACAGAGAAGGACGGCTTTGAGAAACACAGCTTATTGTTGCCTGAGCAAG CGAGCCCTCGGTCTCAGGGGTCAAAATCCGGTGGTGGGACAGCGTCTGGTGGAGATATGAAAGGTGGGGATGAAACTACGAAACGAAGAAGAATATCCCCGGCTAAACAGGTTGCTGAAAGCTCAACATCTGGTGATGAAACTCTCTCAGCATTTCCATGCTTGGTGACACTTAACCAAGGTGTAAGGATAGCTACCGTTGCTGCTGGTGGTCGACATACTTTAGCATTGTCAG ATGTAGGACAGGTGTGGGGTTGGGGCTATGGTGGTGAAGGACAGCTGGGATTGGGTTCTCGAATCAGAATGGTGTCCTCTCCTCATCCCGTGCCGTGCATTGATTCGTCCTTCTCCAAAGATCGTTCCATGGCCCTTTCTCGTGGAAGCATGGGTTCAGAGGGTCAAGGTTTTAGAGTTCCTGGAAGTTATGTAATAGCCATTGCATGTGGAGGTCGACATAGTGCAGTAATTACAG aTGCTGGTGCAATATTAACTTTTGGTTGGGGATTGTACGGACAG TGTGGTCAAGGAAGTACTGATGATGAACTAAGTCCAACTTGTGTATCTTCCTTACTTGGCATCAAGATAGAAGGGGTAGCGGCGGGACTTTGGCACACTGTCTGCATATCTGCTGATGGtgatgtttatgcttttggGGGGAATCAATTTGGTCAGTTAGGAACTGGCTCAGATCAAGCTGAG ACTTTGCCTCGACTACTGGATGCTCCATCTTTGGAAAATGTAAATGCGAAAACTGTATCTTGCGGAGCTCGCCATTCTGCAATTGTCTCAG AGGATGGAAAAACATTTTGTTGGGGTTGGAACAAGTATGGTCAG CTTGGATTAGGCGATGTGATCGATCGCAATATCCCTTGCCAAGTTTCAACAGACGGATGCATCTCGAAAAACGTGGCATGTGGCTGGTGGCACACTCTACTGCTCGCCGAATCACCAGATTGA
- the LOC140881765 gene encoding ultraviolet-B receptor UVR8 isoform X1: MNLHAEGVGESVRMGNERVALMWGYLPGALPQRSPLLSPVPVRLPPDAGNSWKDVCGGGCGFAMAISDSGKLITWGSTDDLGQSYVTSGKHGEIPEPFPLPAEASIAEAAAGWAHCVAVTAEGAEVYTWGWKECVPSGKVFGDPATGLNTEKDGFEKHSLLLPEQASPRSQGSKSGGGTASGGDMKGGDETTKRRRISPAKQVAESSTSGDETLSAFPCLVTLNQGVRIATVAAGGRHTLALSVSDVGQVWGWGYGGEGQLGLGSRIRMVSSPHPVPCIDSSFSKDRSMALSRGSMGSEGQGFRVPGSYVIAIACGGRHSAVITDAGAILTFGWGLYGQCGQGSTDDELSPTCVSSLLGIKIEGVAAGLWHTVCISADGDVYAFGGNQFGQLGTGSDQAETLPRLLDAPSLENVNAKTVSCGARHSAIVSEDGKTFCWGWNKYGQLGLGDVIDRNIPCQVSTDGCISKNVACGWWHTLLLAESPD; the protein is encoded by the exons ATGAATCTACATGCGGAAGGAGTGGGAGAAAGTGTGAGAATGGGGAATGAGAGAGTGGCGTTGATGTGGGGGTATTTACCGGGTGCGTTGCCGCAAAGGTCGCCGCTTCTTTCGCCGGTGCCGGTGCGGTTGCCTCCCGACGCTGGGAATTCTTGGAAGGATGTTTGTGGCGGCGGCTGTGGTTTTGCCATGGCCATTTcag ATTCTGGGAAGCTCATTACATGGGGATCTACAGACGATTTAGGCCAAAGCTACGTAACATCAGGAAAACATGGG gaaattccagagcCTTTTCCACTTCCTGCAGAGGCCTCAATAGCTGAAGCTGCTGCTGGTTGGGCGCATTGTGTAGCTGTAACAG CAGAGGGTGCGGAAGTTTACACTTGGGGGTGGAAAGAATGTGTTCCTTCTGGAAAGGTATTTGGCGACCCTGCAACAGGATTAAACACAGAGAAGGACGGCTTTGAGAAACACAGCTTATTGTTGCCTGAGCAAG CGAGCCCTCGGTCTCAGGGGTCAAAATCCGGTGGTGGGACAGCGTCTGGTGGAGATATGAAAGGTGGGGATGAAACTACGAAACGAAGAAGAATATCCCCGGCTAAACAGGTTGCTGAAAGCTCAACATCTGGTGATGAAACTCTCTCAGCATTTCCATGCTTGGTGACACTTAACCAAGGTGTAAGGATAGCTACCGTTGCTGCTGGTGGTCGACATACTTTAGCATTGTCAG TTTCAGATGTAGGACAGGTGTGGGGTTGGGGCTATGGTGGTGAAGGACAGCTGGGATTGGGTTCTCGAATCAGAATGGTGTCCTCTCCTCATCCCGTGCCGTGCATTGATTCGTCCTTCTCCAAAGATCGTTCCATGGCCCTTTCTCGTGGAAGCATGGGTTCAGAGGGTCAAGGTTTTAGAGTTCCTGGAAGTTATGTAATAGCCATTGCATGTGGAGGTCGACATAGTGCAGTAATTACAG aTGCTGGTGCAATATTAACTTTTGGTTGGGGATTGTACGGACAG TGTGGTCAAGGAAGTACTGATGATGAACTAAGTCCAACTTGTGTATCTTCCTTACTTGGCATCAAGATAGAAGGGGTAGCGGCGGGACTTTGGCACACTGTCTGCATATCTGCTGATGGtgatgtttatgcttttggGGGGAATCAATTTGGTCAGTTAGGAACTGGCTCAGATCAAGCTGAG ACTTTGCCTCGACTACTGGATGCTCCATCTTTGGAAAATGTAAATGCGAAAACTGTATCTTGCGGAGCTCGCCATTCTGCAATTGTCTCAG AGGATGGAAAAACATTTTGTTGGGGTTGGAACAAGTATGGTCAG CTTGGATTAGGCGATGTGATCGATCGCAATATCCCTTGCCAAGTTTCAACAGACGGATGCATCTCGAAAAACGTGGCATGTGGCTGGTGGCACACTCTACTGCTCGCCGAATCACCAGATTGA
- the LOC140881765 gene encoding ultraviolet-B receptor UVR8 isoform X2: MNLHAEGVGESVRMGNERVALMWGYLPGALPQRSPLLSPVPVRLPPDAGNSWKDVCGGGCGFAMAISDSGKLITWGSTDDLGQSYVTSGKHGEIPEPFPLPAEASIAEAAAGWAHCVAVTEGAEVYTWGWKECVPSGKVFGDPATGLNTEKDGFEKHSLLLPEQASPRSQGSKSGGGTASGGDMKGGDETTKRRRISPAKQVAESSTSGDETLSAFPCLVTLNQGVRIATVAAGGRHTLALSVSDVGQVWGWGYGGEGQLGLGSRIRMVSSPHPVPCIDSSFSKDRSMALSRGSMGSEGQGFRVPGSYVIAIACGGRHSAVITDAGAILTFGWGLYGQCGQGSTDDELSPTCVSSLLGIKIEGVAAGLWHTVCISADGDVYAFGGNQFGQLGTGSDQAETLPRLLDAPSLENVNAKTVSCGARHSAIVSEDGKTFCWGWNKYGQLGLGDVIDRNIPCQVSTDGCISKNVACGWWHTLLLAESPD, translated from the exons ATGAATCTACATGCGGAAGGAGTGGGAGAAAGTGTGAGAATGGGGAATGAGAGAGTGGCGTTGATGTGGGGGTATTTACCGGGTGCGTTGCCGCAAAGGTCGCCGCTTCTTTCGCCGGTGCCGGTGCGGTTGCCTCCCGACGCTGGGAATTCTTGGAAGGATGTTTGTGGCGGCGGCTGTGGTTTTGCCATGGCCATTTcag ATTCTGGGAAGCTCATTACATGGGGATCTACAGACGATTTAGGCCAAAGCTACGTAACATCAGGAAAACATGGG gaaattccagagcCTTTTCCACTTCCTGCAGAGGCCTCAATAGCTGAAGCTGCTGCTGGTTGGGCGCATTGTGTAGCTGTAACAG AGGGTGCGGAAGTTTACACTTGGGGGTGGAAAGAATGTGTTCCTTCTGGAAAGGTATTTGGCGACCCTGCAACAGGATTAAACACAGAGAAGGACGGCTTTGAGAAACACAGCTTATTGTTGCCTGAGCAAG CGAGCCCTCGGTCTCAGGGGTCAAAATCCGGTGGTGGGACAGCGTCTGGTGGAGATATGAAAGGTGGGGATGAAACTACGAAACGAAGAAGAATATCCCCGGCTAAACAGGTTGCTGAAAGCTCAACATCTGGTGATGAAACTCTCTCAGCATTTCCATGCTTGGTGACACTTAACCAAGGTGTAAGGATAGCTACCGTTGCTGCTGGTGGTCGACATACTTTAGCATTGTCAG TTTCAGATGTAGGACAGGTGTGGGGTTGGGGCTATGGTGGTGAAGGACAGCTGGGATTGGGTTCTCGAATCAGAATGGTGTCCTCTCCTCATCCCGTGCCGTGCATTGATTCGTCCTTCTCCAAAGATCGTTCCATGGCCCTTTCTCGTGGAAGCATGGGTTCAGAGGGTCAAGGTTTTAGAGTTCCTGGAAGTTATGTAATAGCCATTGCATGTGGAGGTCGACATAGTGCAGTAATTACAG aTGCTGGTGCAATATTAACTTTTGGTTGGGGATTGTACGGACAG TGTGGTCAAGGAAGTACTGATGATGAACTAAGTCCAACTTGTGTATCTTCCTTACTTGGCATCAAGATAGAAGGGGTAGCGGCGGGACTTTGGCACACTGTCTGCATATCTGCTGATGGtgatgtttatgcttttggGGGGAATCAATTTGGTCAGTTAGGAACTGGCTCAGATCAAGCTGAG ACTTTGCCTCGACTACTGGATGCTCCATCTTTGGAAAATGTAAATGCGAAAACTGTATCTTGCGGAGCTCGCCATTCTGCAATTGTCTCAG AGGATGGAAAAACATTTTGTTGGGGTTGGAACAAGTATGGTCAG CTTGGATTAGGCGATGTGATCGATCGCAATATCCCTTGCCAAGTTTCAACAGACGGATGCATCTCGAAAAACGTGGCATGTGGCTGGTGGCACACTCTACTGCTCGCCGAATCACCAGATTGA
- the LOC140881765 gene encoding ultraviolet-B receptor UVR8 isoform X4, producing MNLHAEGVGESVRMGNERVALMWGYLPGALPQRSPLLSPVPVRLPPDAGNSWKDVCGGGCGFAMAISDSGKLITWGSTDDLGQSYVTSGKHGEIPEPFPLPAEASIAEAAAGWAHCVAVTEGAEVYTWGWKECVPSGKVFGDPATGLNTEKDGFEKHSLLLPEQASPRSQGSKSGGGTASGGDMKGGDETTKRRRISPAKQVAESSTSGDETLSAFPCLVTLNQGVRIATVAAGGRHTLALSDVGQVWGWGYGGEGQLGLGSRIRMVSSPHPVPCIDSSFSKDRSMALSRGSMGSEGQGFRVPGSYVIAIACGGRHSAVITDAGAILTFGWGLYGQCGQGSTDDELSPTCVSSLLGIKIEGVAAGLWHTVCISADGDVYAFGGNQFGQLGTGSDQAETLPRLLDAPSLENVNAKTVSCGARHSAIVSEDGKTFCWGWNKYGQLGLGDVIDRNIPCQVSTDGCISKNVACGWWHTLLLAESPD from the exons ATGAATCTACATGCGGAAGGAGTGGGAGAAAGTGTGAGAATGGGGAATGAGAGAGTGGCGTTGATGTGGGGGTATTTACCGGGTGCGTTGCCGCAAAGGTCGCCGCTTCTTTCGCCGGTGCCGGTGCGGTTGCCTCCCGACGCTGGGAATTCTTGGAAGGATGTTTGTGGCGGCGGCTGTGGTTTTGCCATGGCCATTTcag ATTCTGGGAAGCTCATTACATGGGGATCTACAGACGATTTAGGCCAAAGCTACGTAACATCAGGAAAACATGGG gaaattccagagcCTTTTCCACTTCCTGCAGAGGCCTCAATAGCTGAAGCTGCTGCTGGTTGGGCGCATTGTGTAGCTGTAACAG AGGGTGCGGAAGTTTACACTTGGGGGTGGAAAGAATGTGTTCCTTCTGGAAAGGTATTTGGCGACCCTGCAACAGGATTAAACACAGAGAAGGACGGCTTTGAGAAACACAGCTTATTGTTGCCTGAGCAAG CGAGCCCTCGGTCTCAGGGGTCAAAATCCGGTGGTGGGACAGCGTCTGGTGGAGATATGAAAGGTGGGGATGAAACTACGAAACGAAGAAGAATATCCCCGGCTAAACAGGTTGCTGAAAGCTCAACATCTGGTGATGAAACTCTCTCAGCATTTCCATGCTTGGTGACACTTAACCAAGGTGTAAGGATAGCTACCGTTGCTGCTGGTGGTCGACATACTTTAGCATTGTCAG ATGTAGGACAGGTGTGGGGTTGGGGCTATGGTGGTGAAGGACAGCTGGGATTGGGTTCTCGAATCAGAATGGTGTCCTCTCCTCATCCCGTGCCGTGCATTGATTCGTCCTTCTCCAAAGATCGTTCCATGGCCCTTTCTCGTGGAAGCATGGGTTCAGAGGGTCAAGGTTTTAGAGTTCCTGGAAGTTATGTAATAGCCATTGCATGTGGAGGTCGACATAGTGCAGTAATTACAG aTGCTGGTGCAATATTAACTTTTGGTTGGGGATTGTACGGACAG TGTGGTCAAGGAAGTACTGATGATGAACTAAGTCCAACTTGTGTATCTTCCTTACTTGGCATCAAGATAGAAGGGGTAGCGGCGGGACTTTGGCACACTGTCTGCATATCTGCTGATGGtgatgtttatgcttttggGGGGAATCAATTTGGTCAGTTAGGAACTGGCTCAGATCAAGCTGAG ACTTTGCCTCGACTACTGGATGCTCCATCTTTGGAAAATGTAAATGCGAAAACTGTATCTTGCGGAGCTCGCCATTCTGCAATTGTCTCAG AGGATGGAAAAACATTTTGTTGGGGTTGGAACAAGTATGGTCAG CTTGGATTAGGCGATGTGATCGATCGCAATATCCCTTGCCAAGTTTCAACAGACGGATGCATCTCGAAAAACGTGGCATGTGGCTGGTGGCACACTCTACTGCTCGCCGAATCACCAGATTGA
- the LOC140880778 gene encoding mannose-1-phosphate guanylyltransferase 1: MKALILVGGFGTRLRPLTLSVPKPLVDFANKPMILHQIEALKAVGVTEVVLAINYQPEVMLNFLKDFETKLEIKITCSQETEPLGTAGPLALARDKLVDDSGAPFFVLNSDVISEYPLKEMIEFHKSHGGEASIMVTKVDEPSKYGVVVMEESTGQVERFVEKPQLFVGNKINAGIYLLSPAVLDRIELRPTSIEKEVFPEIAAEKKLYAMVLPGFWMDIGQPRDYITGLRLYLDSLRKKSSPKLAAGSHIIGNVLVDETAKIGEGCLIGPDVAIGPGCVVETGVRLSRCTVMRGVRIKKHACISSSIIGWHSTVGQWARVENMTILGEDVHLCDEVYSNGGVVLPHKEIKSNILKPEIVM, translated from the exons ATGAAGGCACTAATCCTGGTGGGAGGTTTCGGCACTAGATTGAGGCCATTGACATTGAGTGTGCCAAAGCCACTCGTTGATTTTGCTAACAAGCCCATGATTTTGCATCAG ATAGAAGCCCTCAAAGCTGTTGGAGTGACTGAAGTAGTCCTGGCTATCAATTATCAGCCTGAG GTTATGCTGAATTTCTTGAAAGATTTTGAGACAAAACTTGAGATTAAGATTACGTGCTCTCAAGAAACCGAGCCTCTTGGAACTGCAGGTCCCCTTGCTTTGGCTAGGGACAAACTGGTAGATGATTCTGGTGCACCATTCTTTGTTCTCAACAGTGATGTCATCAGTGAATACCCGCTCAAAGAGATGATTGAATTCCACAAATCACATGGAGGAGAGGCTTCCATAATGGTCACCAAG GTTGATGAGCCGTCTAAATACGGTGTTGTTGTGATGGAAGAATCCACTGGACAAGTTGAAAGGTTCGTTGAGAAGCCCCAGTTATTCGTGGGTAACAAGATCAACGCTGGAATTTACCTGCTGAGCCCTGCAGTTCTTGATCGTATAGAATTACGCCCCACCTCTATCGAGAAAGAGGTGTTCCCAGAAATAGCAGCCGAGAAAAAGCTGTACGCCATGGTCCTGCCTGGGTTTTGGATGGACATAGGACAGCCAAGAGACTACATCACCGGCCTAAGACTTTACCTCGACTCcttaaggaagaaatcttctcCTAAGTTGGCAGCGGGATCTCATATAATCGGTAATGTACTAGTTGATGAAACTGCAAAAATTGGGGAGGGATGCTTGATAGGGCCTGATGTTGCAATTGGACCTGGTTGTGTGGTCGAGACGGGTGTGAGGCTGTCTCGATGCACGGTAATGCGTGGTGTTCGTATCAAGAAACATGCTTGTATTTCTAGTAGTATCATTGGGTGGCACTCGACTGTTGGCCAGTGGGCTCGTGTGGAGAATATGACGAttctcggagaagatgttcatTTGTGTGATGAAGTTTACAGCAATGGAGGAGTGGTTTTGCCTCACAAGGAGATCAAGTCGAACATCTTGAAGCCAGAGATTGTGATGTAA